A single window of Flavobacterium aestivum DNA harbors:
- a CDS encoding type II toxin-antitoxin system ParD family antitoxin has protein sequence MGKNTSISLGNHFESFIESSISTGRFNNASEVVRAGLRLLEDEENKIVALKKAIQEGIDSGIAEDFEPNKFLESLKARKK, from the coding sequence ATGGGAAAAAACACATCAATATCATTAGGAAACCATTTTGAAAGTTTCATCGAAAGCAGTATCAGTACAGGCAGATTCAACAATGCGAGCGAAGTTGTACGTGCAGGTTTACGCCTTCTTGAAGATGAAGAAAATAAAATTGTTGCTTTAAAAAAAGCCATACAAGAAGGGATTGATAGCGGAATTGCAGAAGATTTCGAACCTAATAAGTTTTTGGAATCATTAAAAGCAAGGAAAAAATAA